One window of the Dehalogenimonas sp. THU2 genome contains the following:
- a CDS encoding cob(I)yrinic acid a,c-diamide adenosyltransferase, with product MKETRENPSVEYCPSAALTYEPLKRGLVEVFTGGGRGKTSAGLGTAVRASGRGYRVYIVYFMNRSFDSGEQEVLHCLPGVKWAAFGPGLVRHPENPPPEIKEKAGQALSAARQAMLSGDYDVIVMDEINIVAGWGWIETADVVQLIKDKPENVELILTGRLAPQEVIDVADLVTEMVKVKHPYDRGIPARRGIEY from the coding sequence ATGAAAGAGACACGGGAAAACCCATCAGTCGAATACTGTCCCTCCGCGGCGCTGACTTATGAGCCCCTGAAGCGCGGGTTGGTCGAGGTGTTCACCGGCGGCGGGAGGGGCAAGACCTCAGCAGGGTTGGGTACGGCGGTCCGGGCTTCTGGCCGCGGCTATCGCGTCTATATCGTCTATTTCATGAACCGGAGCTTTGACTCTGGCGAACAGGAAGTCCTGCACTGCCTGCCCGGCGTCAAGTGGGCGGCTTTCGGGCCGGGACTGGTACGCCACCCGGAGAACCCCCCGCCGGAGATCAAAGAGAAAGCCGGCCAGGCCCTCTCCGCAGCCAGACAGGCCATGCTTTCCGGGGACTATGACGTTATCGTCATGGATGAGATCAATATTGTCGCCGGATGGGGCTGGATCGAAACCGCCGACGTGGTGCAGCTCATCAAGGACAAGCCGGAGAATGTCGAACTCATCCTCACCGGCCGCCTGGCGCCCCAGGAAGTTATCGATGTTGCCGACCTGGTGACCGAGATGGTTAAGGTGAAGCATCCTTATGACCGGGGAATACCGGCGAGACGCGGGATCGAGTACTAG